The Bernardetia litoralis DSM 6794 genome includes a window with the following:
- a CDS encoding type I restriction enzyme HsdR N-terminal domain-containing protein, producing MATNSNSKISKVIKSLDPYKVTEILEKGVLAGLICFVGTETDRYVFYPHQSMRLRWEPEEEVRAWAYIKLVTEKKYLPSRIVFERKVKMGSSYRYVDIVIFSDNQHQNDEVIIECKRENVGKKAFLEAVEQGKSYDNQLYGKYIWITSQKRNVYYKTKPEKNGRDYIEIDNLPSFSTSTKFTGALNETFWTIKHSLKAFYKNYIVPQTQKPWLMDVLLFAFVFVFAGFLISWFNAKVITAQIDNHTRWLAKEKIHYGHLYWIVPILTTLLMMWGFKTKLFPKITERRTARNRKKKGKNLPFIFNNKVIFATLIVVIPSLVLSELLFGTGDICRTCCSEKWYCWWSRKHYYQVEESWRMMIYFVPFVIGVPIQAIMMVVLNWVFEAFSRLR from the coding sequence TTGGCTACAAATTCTAATTCAAAAATAAGTAAAGTTATAAAATCATTAGACCCATACAAAGTAACTGAAATACTTGAAAAAGGAGTATTAGCAGGGCTTATTTGCTTTGTCGGAACAGAAACTGACCGTTATGTTTTTTATCCTCATCAATCCATGCGTTTGCGTTGGGAGCCTGAAGAGGAAGTTAGGGCGTGGGCATATATAAAACTCGTAACAGAAAAAAAATATTTGCCAAGTAGAATAGTTTTTGAACGCAAAGTAAAAATGGGTTCTTCCTATCGCTATGTTGATATAGTTATTTTCTCAGATAATCAGCATCAAAATGATGAAGTAATTATTGAATGTAAAAGAGAAAATGTAGGTAAAAAAGCATTTTTAGAAGCTGTTGAACAAGGAAAATCCTATGATAATCAGCTTTATGGAAAATATATCTGGATTACTTCTCAAAAGAGAAATGTATATTATAAAACCAAACCAGAAAAAAATGGAAGAGATTATATAGAAATTGATAATCTACCTTCTTTTTCTACTTCTACCAAATTTACAGGAGCATTAAATGAAACTTTTTGGACAATAAAACACTCACTGAAAGCATTTTATAAAAATTATATTGTGCCTCAAACTCAAAAACCATGGCTTATGGATGTCCTCCTTTTTGCTTTTGTTTTTGTCTTTGCTGGTTTTTTGATAAGTTGGTTTAATGCAAAAGTTATAACAGCTCAAATTGATAATCATACTCGTTGGTTAGCCAAAGAAAAAATTCATTATGGACATTTATATTGGATTGTTCCAATTCTGACAACACTTTTGATGATGTGGGGATTCAAAACCAAACTATTTCCAAAAATTACAGAAAGAAGAACAGCACGAAATCGTAAGAAAAAAGGAAAAAATCTACCTTTTATCTTTAATAATAAAGTCATCTTTGCTACGCTGATTGTTGTAATTCCTTCCCTTGTTTTGAGTGAGCTTTTATTTGGAACGGGTGATATTTGCCGTACTTGTTGTTCTGAAAAGTGGTATTGCTGGTGGAGTCGAAAACATTATTACCAAGTAGAAGAATCGTGGCGCATGATGATTTATTTTGTTCCTTTTGTAATTGGTGTACCTATTCAAGCAATTATGATGGTAGTTCTGAATTGGGTTTTTGAGGCTTTTTCTAGGTTGAGATAA
- the speD gene encoding adenosylmethionine decarboxylase, whose translation MNALGRHIIVELYDCKPSLLDDVTYVQNAMQNAAQQAGATIINLTFHHFSPYGVSGVVVIQESHLAIHTWPEWGFASIDLFTCGESTDPWKCYRVLKDAFLASHGSTIEMRRGQLELLKKNDYKPSSLLQNRNSITQKTNEKPIFRAENQHQEINTISKEIWFTERDENLALSLKHKGDLLFKKQSSFQKVEVFDTFAFGKALVLDGLVVATEKDEAAYHEMLVHPAFTFYTNSHSKPKKILIIGGGDGGTAREVLRYDCVEKVIMIEQDKIVTEAAKAHFEGLASALENPKLELVFSEANHFFDTYSDKHSKFDIIIVDAADTTHEPILDKIFFQKIYNLLADNGILATQCDAPRWHQEHFVSIINSLKETFLFAQNNKTVLPYLSSVASLPTGMWGFACASKNQENLINNQEKHTENSIILNEEDLSYYNEEIQKAAFCLPNFIKKILK comes from the coding sequence TTGAACGCACTAGGAAGACATATAATTGTCGAACTTTATGACTGCAAACCCTCTCTTTTGGACGATGTTACGTATGTACAAAATGCTATGCAAAATGCAGCACAACAAGCAGGAGCAACAATTATAAATCTTACTTTTCATCATTTTTCGCCTTATGGAGTTTCGGGTGTTGTGGTGATTCAAGAAAGCCATTTGGCTATTCATACGTGGCCAGAATGGGGTTTTGCTTCTATTGATTTATTTACCTGTGGCGAAAGTACAGACCCTTGGAAATGTTATAGAGTCTTGAAAGATGCCTTTTTGGCAAGCCATGGCTCAACAATAGAAATGAGAAGAGGGCAACTAGAACTTCTGAAAAAAAATGATTACAAACCTTCCTCCCTTCTTCAGAATCGAAATTCTATTACTCAAAAGACAAATGAAAAACCTATTTTTAGGGCTGAAAATCAGCACCAAGAAATAAATACAATTAGTAAAGAAATTTGGTTTACAGAAAGAGATGAGAATTTGGCTTTATCACTCAAACACAAAGGCGATTTATTATTCAAAAAACAAAGTTCATTTCAAAAAGTAGAAGTTTTTGATACTTTTGCTTTTGGAAAGGCTTTGGTTTTAGATGGTTTGGTGGTAGCTACCGAAAAAGATGAAGCTGCTTATCATGAAATGCTTGTTCATCCTGCTTTTACATTTTATACTAATTCTCATTCAAAACCTAAAAAAATATTGATTATTGGTGGGGGAGATGGAGGAACAGCCAGAGAAGTCTTGCGTTATGATTGTGTAGAAAAAGTAATTATGATTGAGCAAGATAAAATAGTTACAGAAGCTGCAAAGGCTCATTTTGAAGGTCTTGCAAGTGCTTTAGAAAACCCAAAATTAGAACTTGTTTTCTCAGAGGCAAATCATTTTTTTGATACTTATTCTGACAAGCATTCAAAGTTTGATATAATAATTGTAGATGCTGCCGATACCACGCATGAACCTATTTTAGATAAAATATTCTTTCAAAAAATCTATAATTTATTAGCTGATAATGGAATTTTGGCTACTCAATGCGATGCTCCTCGTTGGCATCAAGAGCATTTTGTAAGTATAATTAATTCTTTGAAAGAGACTTTTTTATTTGCTCAAAATAATAAAACTGTTTTGCCTTATTTGAGCTCGGTAGCTTCTCTTCCTACTGGAATGTGGGGTTTTGCTTGTGCAAGTAAAAACCAAGAAAATTTGATAAATAATCAAGAAAAACATACTGAAAATTCAATTATTCTTAATGAAGAAGATTTATCATATTATAATGAAGAAATACAAAAAGCAGCATTTTGCCTTCCCAATTTCATCAAAAAGATTTTGAAGTAA
- a CDS encoding response regulator transcription factor — MKKILFVEDDPTLGFVVKDHLSLEGYEIEWIKDGQSAFEIFEKDSFDLCIFDVMLPKLDGFELAKKVRAKNKQIPILFLTAKSLQEDRLHALRIGADDYLTKPFSIEELVLKMEIFLRRSTISQSDTIQSFTLKNNSSIEIGTYIFDVNNLSLLSPTKKKYSLTSREAELLNLFCQNKEQVLRREFILTELWGDDDYFLGRSLDVFISRLRKYLKEDENVQIENIPRVGFKITVKTA; from the coding sequence ATGAAAAAAATATTATTTGTAGAAGACGACCCAACTCTTGGTTTTGTAGTAAAAGACCATTTGAGTTTGGAAGGATATGAAATTGAATGGATAAAAGATGGACAATCAGCCTTTGAAATCTTTGAAAAAGACAGTTTTGATTTATGTATTTTTGATGTGATGCTTCCCAAACTAGATGGTTTTGAGTTGGCCAAAAAAGTGCGTGCAAAAAATAAACAAATTCCTATTCTTTTTCTGACTGCCAAATCGCTTCAAGAAGACCGTTTGCACGCACTCCGAATTGGTGCAGATGATTATCTTACAAAGCCCTTTAGTATAGAAGAATTAGTTTTGAAGATGGAAATATTTTTAAGACGTTCGACTATTTCTCAAAGTGATACTATTCAAAGTTTTACACTAAAAAATAATAGTTCTATTGAAATAGGAACATATATTTTTGATGTAAATAATTTGTCTTTACTTTCTCCTACAAAAAAAAAATATTCTCTTACTTCAAGAGAAGCTGAACTATTAAACCTTTTTTGTCAGAATAAAGAACAGGTTTTGAGAAGAGAATTTATACTAACAGAGCTTTGGGGGGATGATGATTATTTCTTAGGGCGAAGCCTAGATGTTTTTATCTCAAGATTACGTAAATACTTGAAAGAAGATGAGAATGTTCAGATAGAAAATATTCCTCGTGTTGGCTTCAAAATAACGGTCAAGACAGCTTGA
- a CDS encoding OmpP1/FadL family transporter yields MRKFIKKTATSIIGAGLLSAGLLLASSNAMASGYQVVLQGSRVTGMGNCAVGFRSGAPSLFFNPGAMAMEENSSVMLGANFVSSSVQYAGTNSTYRAETDSPVATPFFAYGIYNVNEKINVGLGVVTPFGSTITWGNEWQGRYALNELSLAAFVIQPTISYKVTEKFGIGGGLDIAFGSVSLRRSLPLEAENGDETYALLEGSTTPAVGFNIGAYYEVNDKISIGVDYRSKIDVTVEDGDATFAVPSLVQSQFEAEKFDATLPLPSVFSVGVGIKPIDKLQIAVEWALTGWDAYQELKFEYDAPVLGSLETSSDRHYQNSSVFKLGAEYMATESLALRGGIYYDQTAVEDGYITPETPDANTMGYTLGLGYTVGDKFTVDVHYLLVDKAERENVAALNSGGVDGTFKANANIFGFGLSYKFGGSSKASE; encoded by the coding sequence ATGAGAAAATTTATTAAAAAAACAGCTACAAGCATAATTGGAGCTGGATTGTTAAGTGCAGGATTACTTCTTGCAAGTTCTAATGCTATGGCAAGTGGTTATCAAGTTGTTTTGCAAGGTAGTCGAGTAACTGGTATGGGAAACTGTGCAGTAGGTTTCCGTTCTGGTGCGCCAAGTTTATTCTTCAACCCAGGGGCAATGGCAATGGAAGAAAATAGCTCTGTTATGTTGGGAGCAAACTTTGTAAGCTCTAGCGTTCAGTATGCAGGCACAAACAGTACATATAGAGCTGAAACAGATTCTCCTGTTGCTACTCCTTTCTTTGCTTATGGAATTTATAATGTAAACGAAAAAATAAATGTTGGTTTGGGCGTTGTGACTCCTTTTGGCTCAACAATAACTTGGGGAAATGAGTGGCAAGGACGTTATGCTCTAAACGAATTGAGTTTAGCTGCATTTGTTATACAACCAACAATAAGTTACAAAGTAACTGAAAAATTTGGTATTGGTGGTGGTCTTGATATTGCCTTCGGGTCTGTATCACTTCGTCGTAGCTTACCTTTAGAAGCCGAAAATGGAGATGAAACGTATGCGCTTTTGGAAGGAAGCACAACACCAGCAGTAGGATTTAATATTGGTGCATATTATGAAGTAAATGATAAAATTTCAATAGGAGTAGATTATCGTTCTAAAATTGATGTTACAGTTGAAGACGGAGATGCTACTTTTGCTGTGCCTAGTCTGGTACAATCTCAATTTGAAGCTGAAAAATTTGATGCTACACTTCCTTTACCTTCTGTATTTTCGGTGGGTGTTGGCATTAAACCAATAGACAAATTACAAATTGCAGTAGAATGGGCTTTAACTGGCTGGGATGCATATCAAGAATTAAAATTTGAATATGATGCACCTGTTTTGGGGTCATTAGAAACATCTTCAGACCGTCATTATCAAAACTCTTCTGTTTTCAAATTAGGAGCAGAATATATGGCAACTGAATCTCTTGCGCTTCGTGGTGGTATTTATTACGACCAAACAGCAGTAGAAGATGGTTATATAACTCCAGAAACTCCTGATGCAAATACAATGGGTTATACATTGGGGCTTGGATATACAGTAGGTGATAAATTTACAGTTGATGTTCATTATTTATTAGTAGATAAAGCTGAACGTGAAAATGTAGCTGCACTAAATTCTGGTGGAGTAGATGGAACATTCAAAGCTAATGCAAATATATTTGGCTTCGGACTTTCTTACAAATTTGGTGGCTCTTCAAAGGCTTCTGAATAA
- the aat gene encoding leucyl/phenylalanyl-tRNA--protein transferase gives MPYRLNPNTLDFPPVQYADEDGLLAVGGDLSEERIIKAYKNGIFPWYSDYSPILWWSPDPRFVILPNNFKFAKSLRPILRKQEFKVTFNKAFERVMQHCKMAYRPDQEGTWITSEMQQAFINLHYQGFAHSVEVWKNDKLVGGLYGEIVGTCFFGESMFALENNASKVGFVVLMKNLLANGFEMIDCQVFTEHLSRFGADMIPREEFIERLEKGKEKIFDKENFEKNFNDSAEFIL, from the coding sequence ATGCCTTATCGTCTCAATCCTAATACTTTAGATTTTCCTCCTGTTCAATACGCTGATGAAGATGGGCTGTTGGCTGTCGGTGGAGATTTGTCAGAAGAACGGATTATAAAAGCATACAAAAATGGAATCTTTCCTTGGTATTCAGATTATAGTCCTATTTTGTGGTGGTCGCCAGACCCTCGGTTTGTTATCTTACCAAATAATTTCAAATTTGCTAAAAGTCTTAGACCAATTTTGAGAAAACAAGAATTCAAAGTTACCTTTAATAAGGCTTTTGAAAGAGTGATGCAACATTGCAAAATGGCATACCGACCAGACCAAGAAGGAACTTGGATTACATCCGAAATGCAACAGGCTTTTATTAATCTTCATTATCAAGGTTTTGCTCATTCAGTAGAAGTATGGAAAAATGATAAATTAGTAGGTGGATTATATGGAGAAATTGTAGGAACTTGTTTTTTTGGAGAGTCAATGTTTGCTTTAGAAAACAATGCTTCAAAAGTAGGTTTTGTTGTTTTGATGAAAAATTTATTAGCAAATGGATTTGAAATGATTGATTGTCAGGTTTTTACAGAGCATTTGTCTAGGTTTGGAGCTGATATGATTCCACGAGAAGAATTTATAGAAAGGTTAGAAAAAGGAAAAGAAAAAATATTTGATAAAGAAAATTTTGAGAAGAATTTTAACGATTCAGCAGAATTTATTTTGTAA
- a CDS encoding glycosyltransferase → MKKISILIAVRNEENIILLCLEKLKKAINFFYKIEENKTNFELEILIGDDNSNDKSSKIIKHFIEKNQDVKCKYYEIIQNNLKGKVNVIHQLINHSEGETIILLDADILVNQNWLQELVKTYYQNDKIKMVMGTTIPKNSSVVVDILAKRDQQQFFTTFQIIDWIFGQGVLAIFSKLGYPQTAMGNNLIFDKKIYQEIGGYEKIEFSVTEDVALFKAFQNYLNGRWWGHQQRQKNNCQIFQSVRQLEKQKKTYHCSCLHARTINKKQFFIQLFNADSLAFTETEPTLKDWILQRHRWFCGAWQFSNFIKKGILIAYLFRIIFLLGIIIAIILSGNLYLILSIFITLGVNFLLIILFFIKLKLKINLLPSSVSPPTTILQIIIFCLIEPFLYFLVGIHFLKTKKVKWKGREF, encoded by the coding sequence ATGAAAAAAATAAGCATTTTAATAGCAGTAAGAAATGAAGAAAATATAATTTTATTGTGTTTAGAAAAGTTGAAAAAGGCTATCAATTTTTTTTATAAAATAGAAGAAAACAAAACTAATTTTGAATTAGAAATTCTGATTGGAGATGATAATTCGAATGATAAAAGTTCAAAAATTATAAAGCATTTTATTGAGAAAAATCAAGATGTAAAATGTAAATATTATGAAATAATTCAGAATAATCTGAAAGGCAAAGTAAATGTTATTCATCAATTAATTAATCATTCAGAAGGAGAAACAATTATTTTGCTGGATGCTGATATTCTTGTAAATCAAAATTGGTTGCAAGAATTAGTAAAAACGTATTATCAAAATGATAAAATAAAAATGGTAATGGGAACTACAATTCCTAAAAATTCTTCTGTTGTTGTTGATATTTTAGCGAAGCGAGACCAACAACAATTTTTTACTACTTTTCAAATAATAGATTGGATTTTTGGACAGGGAGTTTTAGCTATTTTCTCAAAATTAGGTTATCCACAAACTGCAATGGGAAATAATCTAATTTTTGACAAAAAAATATACCAAGAAATTGGAGGATACGAAAAAATAGAATTTTCTGTAACAGAAGATGTAGCTCTTTTTAAAGCCTTTCAAAATTATTTGAATGGTCGTTGGTGGGGACACCAACAACGGCAAAAGAATAATTGTCAGATATTTCAAAGTGTCAGACAATTAGAAAAGCAAAAAAAAACCTATCATTGCTCGTGTCTTCACGCACGAACTATAAATAAAAAACAATTTTTTATTCAGCTTTTTAATGCTGATTCTTTAGCTTTTACAGAAACAGAACCGACTCTAAAAGATTGGATTTTGCAGCGTCATCGGTGGTTTTGTGGTGCGTGGCAGTTTTCTAATTTTATCAAAAAAGGAATTTTGATAGCTTATTTATTCCGAATTATTTTTTTGTTAGGAATAATAATAGCAATTATTTTAAGTGGAAATTTGTATTTAATTCTATCTATTTTTATTACTTTGGGAGTTAATTTTTTATTAATTATTTTATTTTTTATAAAACTAAAACTAAAAATTAATCTCTTGCCATCATCAGTATCTCCACCAACGACTATATTACAAATCATTATTTTCTGTTTAATAGAACCTTTTCTATATTTTTTAGTAGGAATTCATTTTCTAAAAACGAAGAAAGTAAAATGGAAAGGAAGAGAGTTTTAG
- a CDS encoding T9SS type A sorting domain-containing protein, which translates to MECNDDGGTGLYSRISRNDPPLCGGTNSTRDVWYKFVAPAGGQTAIDTQLGSLTNAAMELYRSTDGTCATLTYVACNDNVVSPPDNMPTLVDYTLVAGNTYYVRVWGNGTNTGTFDICVQNQYSDCDVSFPLCSSSSFNTNSFGEGSTDTDIGNCFNDGINDPTERQSIWVNFEIQTSGVLQFLIAPQTVSDDYDFILYRDDGSFCSDINANGTVASCNFSASTAGAGNTGVNGGTLNSQGAFGGSTPINADVTVTAGERYYLLVNNYENSSSGFDLNFSGTAGLDCVVLPLELTEFGGEKVKDQNLLHWATAREYNTSHFEIERSNDAMDFIKIGSLASGNNILENQIYQYWDKEPQTGINYYRLKQVDLDGTFTYTKTIAIAIDNQGIITDFEIQKIYPNPAQNSINFVFAIPTSNSEIQLEIFDSNGKSVSKNTENYKKGIQDFNQNLSSFSKRLYILIISNLKTGQVLTEKFIKK; encoded by the coding sequence ATGGAGTGTAATGATGATGGAGGTACTGGACTTTACTCACGTATTTCAAGAAATGATCCTCCTCTTTGTGGAGGAACTAATAGCACAAGAGATGTTTGGTATAAATTCGTAGCTCCAGCAGGTGGACAAACAGCTATTGATACTCAGCTAGGTAGCCTTACAAATGCTGCCATGGAGCTTTATCGCTCTACTGATGGAACTTGTGCAACACTAACTTATGTCGCTTGTAATGATAATGTAGTGAGTCCACCAGATAATATGCCTACTCTTGTAGATTATACTTTAGTTGCAGGAAATACATATTATGTTAGAGTTTGGGGTAATGGAACTAATACAGGTACATTTGATATATGTGTACAGAATCAATATTCAGATTGTGATGTAAGTTTTCCTTTGTGTAGTAGCTCATCTTTTAATACAAATAGTTTTGGCGAAGGAAGTACAGATACAGATATAGGAAATTGTTTTAATGATGGAATTAATGATCCGACAGAAAGACAATCTATATGGGTAAATTTTGAAATACAAACTTCAGGGGTTTTACAATTTCTTATTGCTCCACAGACTGTTTCAGATGATTATGATTTTATTTTGTATAGAGATGATGGATCTTTTTGTTCAGATATTAACGCAAATGGAACTGTAGCATCATGTAATTTTTCAGCATCTACTGCAGGTGCAGGTAATACAGGTGTAAATGGAGGAACATTAAATTCACAAGGTGCTTTTGGAGGTTCAACACCAATAAATGCAGATGTAACTGTAACAGCAGGAGAACGTTATTACTTATTGGTTAATAATTATGAAAACTCTAGTTCAGGGTTTGATTTGAATTTCTCTGGAACGGCAGGATTAGATTGTGTTGTTCTTCCTCTAGAACTAACCGAGTTTGGAGGAGAAAAAGTCAAAGACCAAAATTTATTACACTGGGCAACAGCTAGAGAGTATAATACTTCTCATTTTGAGATAGAAAGAAGTAATGATGCAATGGATTTTATTAAAATTGGAAGTTTAGCATCTGGAAATAACATCCTTGAAAATCAAATCTATCAATATTGGGATAAAGAGCCACAAACAGGAATCAATTACTATAGATTGAAGCAAGTAGATTTGGATGGTACATTTACTTATACCAAAACAATAGCTATAGCTATTGATAATCAAGGAATAATTACAGATTTTGAGATTCAAAAAATATATCCAAACCCTGCTCAAAACTCAATTAATTTTGTTTTTGCAATTCCTACTTCTAATTCAGAAATACAACTAGAAATTTTTGATAGTAATGGAAAATCTGTTTCTAAGAATACTGAAAACTATAAAAAAGGAATTCAGGATTTTAATCAAAATTTATCTTCTTTTTCAAAGAGATTATATATATTAATAATTTCTAATCTAAAGACAGGACAAGTTTTGACAGAGAAGTTTATCAAAAAATAA
- a CDS encoding DUF6268 family outer membrane beta-barrel protein — translation MKKISYSLLFVFLFLLSFKSHSQNIGLGFLFRPNITLGTAIVPTQNVEDSLKFGMNRFYANLVVPLSGKLKLDLKNINASFTQHFLTINTGLRLPQGNLVEDNTKIYNFSAGITGIHANIRSGIWFYTVNGGIVQDVQKLNESSPFFTAAGAYIRVKGIYKHNIYGVALLYQYERFLPVPILGINRRYNKKWFLELLLPAQGAMRYQFSKSFKAGLLVGLGSFRAGVNPSTNIVLPNLGGKGNLNLDYTSIKITSVAELKIKNGVFLSSELGISTARSLSFLRTSDNEISFGASTVPYGAINLHIDLQKSKTSPISSRLFGNDF, via the coding sequence ATGAAAAAAATATCCTATTCTCTATTATTTGTTTTCTTGTTTTTACTTTCCTTCAAAAGCCATTCTCAAAATATTGGTCTTGGTTTTTTGTTTCGTCCTAATATTACACTCGGAACGGCTATTGTTCCTACTCAAAATGTAGAGGATAGTTTGAAGTTTGGAATGAATCGTTTTTATGCAAATTTAGTTGTTCCGTTGAGTGGAAAATTGAAATTAGACTTGAAGAATATCAATGCTTCTTTTACACAGCATTTTTTGACTATCAATACTGGTTTAAGACTTCCACAAGGAAATTTAGTAGAAGATAATACCAAAATTTATAATTTTTCGGCAGGAATTACAGGTATCCATGCTAATATTCGTAGTGGAATTTGGTTTTATACCGTTAATGGTGGAATTGTGCAAGATGTCCAAAAACTCAATGAATCTAGTCCGTTTTTTACGGCTGCTGGTGCATATATTCGTGTAAAAGGAATTTACAAACACAATATTTATGGTGTTGCTTTGCTTTATCAATACGAACGTTTTTTGCCTGTTCCTATTTTGGGAATTAATCGTAGATATAATAAAAAATGGTTTTTAGAACTGCTTTTACCTGCTCAAGGTGCAATGCGTTATCAGTTTAGCAAAAGTTTTAAAGCTGGTCTTTTGGTAGGATTAGGAAGTTTTCGTGCTGGTGTAAATCCTTCTACAAACATCGTTTTGCCAAATTTAGGAGGAAAAGGAAATTTGAATTTAGATTATACTTCAATCAAAATTACTTCAGTAGCAGAGCTTAAAATCAAAAATGGAGTCTTTTTAAGTAGTGAATTAGGCATTTCGACGGCTCGTAGTCTTTCTTTCTTACGTACTTCTGACAATGAAATTAGCTTTGGAGCTTCTACTGTTCCTTATGGTGCAATAAATTTACATATCGACTTACAAAAATCTAAAACAAGTCCGATTAGTTCTCGTCTTTTTGGGAATGATTTTTAA
- a CDS encoding MvdC/MvdD family ATP grasp protein, with product MKKEKILVITNKDDPHVDGLINLANEQGLGQLIIRLNTEDFFKNCSIEYDTNFGFKLELLDSQKTLYSSEIKTVWYRRPRRVELDTVTNKDIRDFIFEQINPLLTGLYLFCEQSATFMSPIFESKKSSYKVSQLSLAKKMGFCIPHSIITNKYQTVLDFFDKYEKISTKSIDTPNFFYEGITYPMYNRVIKNRDELIKNKNSIELCPTYFQEYIDKQYDIRVIVIGKNVYAFSIDSQSNDFSKEDFRGTAADLMEHKYIELPKELNQLIIKYTTEQKLNFSALDFVLSKNETYYFLENNPNGQWMWLEYATNYPLTQKMLDYLLNPNE from the coding sequence ATGAAAAAAGAAAAAATTTTAGTTATTACCAACAAGGATGATCCTCATGTCGATGGATTGATTAATCTAGCAAATGAACAAGGATTAGGACAACTTATTATTAGACTAAATACAGAAGATTTTTTCAAAAACTGTAGTATTGAATATGATACTAATTTTGGGTTTAAATTAGAATTATTAGATTCTCAAAAAACTCTATACTCATCTGAGATAAAAACTGTTTGGTATAGAAGACCACGAAGAGTAGAACTTGACACTGTTACAAATAAAGATATAAGAGATTTTATTTTTGAACAAATAAATCCCCTTTTGACAGGTTTGTATCTCTTTTGTGAACAGAGTGCTACTTTTATGAGTCCAATATTTGAATCAAAAAAATCCTCTTACAAAGTAAGCCAGTTGAGTTTGGCTAAGAAAATGGGGTTTTGCATTCCTCATTCAATAATTACAAATAAATACCAAACGGTATTAGATTTTTTTGATAAATATGAAAAAATTAGCACAAAAAGTATAGATACTCCAAACTTTTTCTACGAAGGTATAACATACCCAATGTATAATAGAGTAATCAAAAATAGAGATGAGTTAATCAAAAATAAAAATTCTATCGAATTATGTCCTACTTATTTCCAAGAATATATAGACAAACAATATGATATAAGAGTGATTGTCATTGGCAAAAATGTGTATGCTTTCTCAATAGATTCGCAATCTAATGACTTTTCTAAAGAGGATTTTAGAGGAACTGCTGCTGATTTAATGGAACACAAATACATTGAACTTCCAAAAGAGTTGAATCAACTGATTATCAAATATACTACTGAACAAAAGCTAAATTTTTCAGCCTTAGATTTTGTTTTGAGTAAGAATGAAACTTATTATTTTTTGGAAAATAATCCAAATGGACAATGGATGTGGTTAGAATATGCCACTAATTATCCCTTAACACAAAAAATGTTAGATTATCTTCTAAATCCTAATGAATAA